In Lathyrus oleraceus cultivar Zhongwan6 chromosome 2, CAAS_Psat_ZW6_1.0, whole genome shotgun sequence, the DNA window GTTTACAATTGACCCAGACAACAAACATGAGATTCACACCACATGTCTCTGAGTTGTGTTGGGGTTAGACACCTACACGCTTTGTATTAGGACATGCCAACAATACGAGGTAAGGTGCTACAAATACCCGATCAGATAATCACATGAAACACAATAGACCTTGGTAAAACTGCAGGGTTAACTTTCAAAACTGATGAAGATGCTTCAACCACATGATTCTTGTCATTAGATCCAAATCCCTTGAAAATTCCTCTCCCGTTCTCGATTCCTATTGTTGACCATATAGAATTCATTACAACATCATTAGGGTCGTCAAATCTTAGTAACTTAGGAACCAATTCTTCATTAGTAACATTGCCTGCTTTGTTGTTTCTTTTTAAGCGAAGTTTTTCTTTCTCTGAGTTGGGATGAATCATCATGTCTCTATCTCTAGAATGTTTCCCTAATGTAGGTTTACTTGGGCCACAAGATTGTGTTGGCACAGATTGTACATTCAGTAATGGTTGGGAGAAACCACCATAGTATGATTTATTAGGATAACACATTGCAGGCTTCCATGAAAACTGTGGAGGAAAACTTTGATAACTGTTATCAAATGTTTCATCATATGATCCAACGTTCAAGTTTTTGTCAGGTGAAGTTGAAGAGATATCAGAAGAGTTTGATCCAAAGGTCAAGACATTACTCATTTGAGAATAATGTAAGACATCTAAAGGAAAATTAGTGAATTTGTTCTTCCGGCGACCTGCTCCTACAAGCATCTTTCTGGCGGTTCCTCCAGAAGTCCAGTATCTCTGGCAGTTTTTGCAGAAGTGTCTGGGCTGTTTGGCCTTGAAGTTGTTGTAGTAGCGGAATTTTGTGTCCATGCTTTTGCATCTTGGACATGGAACAGTTATGTCTTGTTTCTTTGGAGATTTGTCTTGTGACATATCTTTTTGTTCATCTAGTTTTGTGGGATTCTGTTGAGAAGAATCATGGGTAAAGACATCAGTGTTGTGTGTTAGAAATATGGTTCTCCCAAAAAGCTTTATGGTTGAAACATTAATCATCTCAGACATAGTATTGTTCTTTGTTATGTTTACTTGATAATAAAAAATGGATAATAAGAGTTATGGAGGAGAAAAAGGGAGAAAGAGAAAGGGAGGTAGAATggtttgtgtgtttgtgtgaAGAGGTTTTATAAAGAGAAAAAGTTGAAATGCCAGATCAGAAAAGTGGAAGCTTCTTGAGCCACGACTTGTTTTAGCCTGTGAGGTTTTTGTGTGGAGTTGCCAATTAGATTAACCCACGTAAATTATAAAATAAGTGAAGATATCTTCTACCATATCCCTTGTTCATCCATGTCACTTGCCTTTTCAGCTTTTGGCTTTATGTCAAATAACATAATGTATATGCCTTGGTGCCAATGTTGGCTACCATAAAATGTCACAAATTTATTGGTTAAGAAATATGTGATTTGGCATGTCATTAAAAAGTATAATTATTTATTATGGCAATATTGTTTTATTAATTATTGTATTTATCAAAAAAAGTATATATATGCATGATATTTCTCCGCGGATAATGATTTCTCAGATATCTTTATAGTTAATGATAGTTAGAATTTGCTCACAGTGGTGAGAGATCATATTTGGTGGTGTTTATGATGGTAAGAGAGGGTCAATTCACATAAGGTAATGTAGGTTATGTGTTTATGCTGACTAAATTATGCTTAGGGTATAATGACATTTCCTCTCTCATGTTAGGCAAGAAATATTTATAGAGGCTTTTAGGCCTAGGACTTTCTACAAACTAATAACCGCATAATCACTCAATGGAGAACCATTGAGTCTTATTTCTTAGGGACAAGTAGATCAGTCTGTTGACTCTGACTTTCCATCCCCCAAGAAATGTCTTTCCCATATTTTCCATGATAAGGAGGGTAGGGGACTCTTAAGGAGAGACAGTTCCTAATGGTGACCAACGTATAGGTGTCGCCCCTCCCGAAGGTACAACTCTCCCGCCCATACTAGGCATTTCACAAATATACCACTACAATTGTAATTCATTCTATTATTTCTTGGAATTTTCAATAAAGAACGGTATATTGAATATTATACTACAATAGTCATATTTTCCACCATATATTCCATAATACCCATATTTTCTTGTATATCTCGTTAGAACAATAACCAATATAGAGATTAAACCGAGTTAAAAGTAGGTGATAATGAACATTATCGATCTTTTTTAACATAATTCCCTTTATTTTTGTCCAATAATTAGGGCCCATTGGGGCTATGTtacaaacaatatatataataGTATTGCTCAATTCACAATAATACCCTTAAAACCCCCCACACCTCCAATTATATACCCACAATAATCTCCACAATATTAACCATATTCAGCCATACTTATAATAATCTCCATAATTTGAATCATACTCAACATATCACAATACACTCGACTTTTAAAATTGTATTTTTTACCATTATGTTGTCAATTATATTGGCGCTTCCCTTGTAATTTTTAAAGGGGGCGTCAATAGCCCTAAAGTTTTCCCCTAATTTTAgctttatttattttattttaaataattgttaattaactatttttttattaatatttagTACATTATTTTTAACTAGGATAGTTATTTAATTTTTCTTATCATATTATTTGATAAAATATTACAAGGGTAATTGATAAAGTATTACTTGCATatattaataattatattataaTTTTTATATCACCAACACTGTCTATTTAAGTGACTCCCGATTCCACTTCAACGAGGTGATAATTTTCATTGAGACCTTAATGGGTTATTTTGAGTTTGTAGAAAAAAAGTCCTCACAACTTCATTACACAAAAGCCATTCTTGGAGTGTATCATGGCAATCTTGATTGGTCGCCATGGTATTTATTTCCTTGCCCGTGTTTTCAAACTTCTATTATGTTGATGTGTGGGTTGACGTTGTAATTGTTGGTCGTAGCATTTTTGGTGGAGTGGTGGATTTGGTGTGAATTATTGTGTTAGGTAAAAGAGAAATtgttgttgtggtgtttggtagtTTACGTTTGTTCAATGTGTAGATTGTGTGTATTCGTATGCATATGATAGGTTGGTGGTTGGTGTTTGTTGTTGGAAAATGAATTAAAATGTTGGGGTTATTGTTGGTAGAAA includes these proteins:
- the LOC127121419 gene encoding cyclic dof factor 3; translated protein: MSEMINVSTIKLFGRTIFLTHNTDVFTHDSSQQNPTKLDEQKDMSQDKSPKKQDITVPCPRCKSMDTKFRYYNNFKAKQPRHFCKNCQRYWTSGGTARKMLVGAGRRKNKFTNFPLDVLHYSQMSNVLTFGSNSSDISSTSPDKNLNVGSYDETFDNSYQSFPPQFSWKPAMCYPNKSYYGGFSQPLLNVQSVPTQSCGPSKPTLGKHSRDRDMMIHPNSEKEKLRLKRNNKAGNVTNEELVPKLLRFDDPNDVVMNSIWSTIGIENGRGIFKGFGSNDKNHVVEASSSVLKVNPAVLPRSIVFHVII